The following nucleotide sequence is from Silurus meridionalis isolate SWU-2019-XX chromosome 5, ASM1480568v1, whole genome shotgun sequence.
TAGTGCATAAATCccacagcatttatattttagatattttatttgGACCATATGGGGaagagaaaacaacaaaaacagactaacaaaagacaaacatgcaaaagtaAATTACTCTAAACACATGGACATGTTCCAGCATAATAAAACAATCACGTACAATCAACCGCACAATAAAatgcctattattattattattagagtcTTGATACCCATCCTCACACCGTTTTCCATATGACAAAGTCTCTATCAGTAGATTTATTTTCTTGGATTATTTCAATTTGCATTGCAGATTCATCAGAAAGACAAGTTAATGAGTGGAGGAGCCTCAGTCACAGGATTTTCAGTCTTTCTTTCTGGACTCCACTTGATTAGAGGTGAGCTCAAATCAATCagctgagggggaaaaaagaaaaaaaaaaaaaagttgtgataCAGTTTGTGGGCTATGAAGACTCAGACATGTCTCATTAATGCTGTAATCAAAACACAATcttcaacaaaaacacaatcactTCATATTATAATACTTTTGTGGTCATTTAGTTGATCTCTTACCTGTCCACCAAAACCCTTACTGGGAATGGTTTTGATCAGATCAGGGGTGTTGGATAGATCAATGAGCACCTTCTCTTCAGATTTCAAAATAGGAGCAGGTGCATCCACCAGTAAGACCTAACAAagagacaatatatatatattttttctgtatatGTCATGACATTGAAATCATTACATGGCAAACATAAGcctattttatttgttaccaCCATCTGCCTTCTTCATAGAGAATTCAccagaaaatgtgttttaattttctttaaattgttataaatggtgaaaaaaatcccattttatttagcttaatataaatacatccACAATCCAAGGGATATGGTTTCGGCATTGGACTTGGGTGTAATCGAAGGTCACCAATTCTaatctcagccacaccaagctgccacactcttgggcccctgggcaaggcccttaaccccatagctgctcagttgcatgGATATGGGCATATGCTAAATACTGTAATTCTTTTTGATCTGATCAGCATGTTAACATAAAGACAAGCAGTAAATATGTCAAGTATATGCTACTAAAATTTCATATCTATGTCTCTAatttctgaaagaaagaaaaaaaaaaaaaaggcctaaCAACAACCTGAATGGTCAGATACAACAATGAACAATTGTGTTGAGTACATTGTATAACTTTGTTTTTTCCACTCCCACTGACCTCCTTTGTTATGGTTTTCTTTAACTGGTTGTGCAAAATCTCCTTGAATTCTGAATGTGATGGACATGGACCCTCTGGGTTGGTCAAATGGAACTCTGGATCAACTGGGGACTTCACTGCTGCAGGCTCACAAGCAGTGGGTCCATCAACAACATCTTCCAGGTTAAAGACCAGGGAGCAGGGCTGAAGCTCAGTCAGAGCAGAGGAGTCCTCCTTAGGCACTTCCTGCTTGACAACTTGCTGCTGATCACTCTGTTTCAAGTGACCTGggctgaaagaaaagaaaaaaaaaaaagagggtagCCATGAATCACAAACAGTattaaatagcaaaaaaaacatcatgtgaATAAACTACTGCATACTCACAGTCTTCTGACATGCAACAGTTTGTGACTGTATATATTTAACCCTAGATTCCCATGCTATGATAtatcaaaatacacaaaaaacaagAGAATTTAAGATTCTTCAGAACACATGTAGAACACTATTGGtttgtgtaaaatgtctatTTGTAGAGTCCAAATTTTCACACTCAATTTAGACATCAGTATTGCAAACagagtttataaaaaaaaaaacttatatgaCTGATTAAGGAAACACTCAAGACCATGATCTTAAATTATAATTGCTGTTTATGTTGTTTggtttttctctgttttatgTAAACAGCACCATAAACTCTTCATTTGCAGTATGAGAatcaaatgcaaacaaaaatcCCATTACCTAACATGACTAATCTCTGAGCTAGAACCTGGTGACTGTGGCTCGGGGTTCCAGGAGGCTTTGTTGAGGCGAGGTATGCTCTTGGGTGTCAGCATGGGAATGCCAGACACACGGCGGTTCACAGGTGTAGGCAACGCAGATGGGCGCCGCAGTTTAGACTGCAATGGCTTCTCAGCTGCACTTGAAGGTGTCTGGAGGCCATGAGGTATAGGTAGAGCAAGTCTTTGTGGAACACTgctgaaaaaattataaacatttaccCATATAAACCCGTGACCTCAACAAGTGAGCAATTCGTCCTAAATCCAATGTATAATCCGCAATTATGTAATACAGAACCAGAATGCTACCTTACCTGTCCACACTGCAAGCGGACATCAGTCTTTTTGGTTTCATAATTCGAGAAACATCAGGTGATGACGCAACTAATAAAACATTAGGTATACCATTAATTCAacttcaaaaacaaattcaagCTTGACATTAGCATTATTGTTTCTTACATTCAGATCTTTGTAGTCCTTTGAGTATGTTTGTTGGAGTCGGTGCCATGGAAGCCTTCAATTGAAAGTTCATCTTAACAGTGCTTCCAGTCTTAGCAGCAAGTGTAGATATATTGGGCACTGAGGTGGTCCTTTCCATACTGCCCTTAGCTGGTGTTTGGTGCTGAACAGAAGGTCCAGTCTCTGTTTTTCTAATAGGTGTGGCCTTGACTGGTCTAGGAACAGGCTCAGATCCTTTCCTTCCCTGTGTGGAGAAGGATGCAGTTCGTCCAGCAGAGGATTCCCGAGATTTGCAGATGATTCCTGACTTTCGATTGGAACCAGGAAgcctgctgctactgctgggaaTGCGGCCACTGATGCTACTAACACTGGTGTTCAGGGAAGAATTCAGTTTGCCTGCATGCAAAGTGTTCATAGAAAATTTTACTTTAACCCTTGTGTGGCATTAAATTTGCTTCAAACCATTTTTAGAACTACTTCAGTTGCATTATTTCTTAATATTCCTCGTATTTATCATAAAATTAGTTCTTTTTTCTAAGAAGCAGCTTAGTTTTGACTAAAATAAGCTAAACTTATTAATTAACAGTACTGTAGACCTtattatgtgatttttaaaaactGCCAGACTAGACAGCCATGTCAAGAGTTGGCCAAGATATCTTGGACATAAATTGCCTTTTAGTGTGGTTAAAAATTAGATCATTTTTACAGGTTTGGG
It contains:
- the gtse1 gene encoding G2 and S phase-expressed protein 1 isoform X2, which produces MMDSIADDDFCSLAEEKFDFEVSLSPASSKGDDVEDEVFLGPITHKEKCISHGVDTQAKDSVSSGPSLGEEPSWSPLLEENFEEIRKEAHLLATHLERTLPEPVAKDFTAASSVPEDSEKFEMDASAKLGMFKPVNKLSPIKRETFCVQDSPMKQLPPAIQKRLQKSCSIPGGKPRVSTSSPLRTTDTQPKLVPRGKSLGPTSRILPNKPTTMGSSRLSSGTRTALPNKNRLPPPSKSCFGLKRSPGNRVTSRTGSAEDLLSDTASVASDVSDSSFNTSLPIKRGLPAPSKPELRGGATLCKVPALTKRKVVDRSRNTSSSSSSVSSINSSLSVSPTGKLNSSLNTSVSSISGRIPSSSSRLPGSNRKSGIICKSRESSAGRTASFSTQGRKGSEPVPRPVKATPIRKTETGPSVQHQTPAKGSMERTTSVPNISTLAAKTGSTVKMNFQLKASMAPTPTNILKGLQRSEFASSPDVSRIMKPKRLMSACSVDSVPQRLALPIPHGLQTPSSAAEKPLQSKLRRPSALPTPVNRRVSGIPMLTPKSIPRLNKASWNPEPQSPGSSSEISHVSPGHLKQSDQQQVVKQEVPKEDSSALTELQPCSLVFNLEDVVDGPTACEPAAVKSPVDPEFHLTNPEGPCPSHSEFKEILHNQLKKTITKEVLLVDAPAPILKSEEKVLIDLSNTPDLIKTIPSKGFGGQLIDLSSPLIKWSPERKTENPVTEAPPLINLSF
- the gtse1 gene encoding G2 and S phase-expressed protein 1 isoform X1, which produces MMDSIADDDFCSLAEEKFDFEVSLSPASSKGDDVEDEVFLGPITHKEKCISHGVDTQAKDSVSSGPSLGEEPSWSPLLEENFEEIRKEAHLLATHLERTLPEPVAKDFTAASSVPEDSEKFEMDASAKLGMFKPVNKLSPIKRETFCVQDSPMKQLPPAIQKRLQKSCSIPGGKPRVSTSSPLRTTDTQPKLVPRGKSLGPTSRILPNKPTTMGSSRLSSGTRTALPNKNRLPPPSKSCFGLKRSPGNRVTSRTGSAEDLLSDTASVASDVSDSSFNTSLPIKRGLPAPSKPELRGGATLCKVPALTKRKVVDRSRNTSSSSSSVSSINSSLSVSPTGKLNSSLNTSVSSISGRIPSSSSRLPGSNRKSGIICKSRESSAGRTASFSTQGRKGSEPVPRPVKATPIRKTETGPSVQHQTPAKGSMERTTSVPNISTLAAKTGSTVKMNFQLKASMAPTPTNILKGLQRSEFASSPDVSRIMKPKRLMSACSVDSSVPQRLALPIPHGLQTPSSAAEKPLQSKLRRPSALPTPVNRRVSGIPMLTPKSIPRLNKASWNPEPQSPGSSSEISHVSPGHLKQSDQQQVVKQEVPKEDSSALTELQPCSLVFNLEDVVDGPTACEPAAVKSPVDPEFHLTNPEGPCPSHSEFKEILHNQLKKTITKEVLLVDAPAPILKSEEKVLIDLSNTPDLIKTIPSKGFGGQLIDLSSPLIKWSPERKTENPVTEAPPLINLSF